DNA from Triticum aestivum cultivar Chinese Spring unplaced genomic scaffold, IWGSC CS RefSeq v2.1 scaffold71815, whole genome shotgun sequence:
agccttgcttggaagtcaagtaaacctctctatataaagagaggagatgtatcaatctaatcaggcaagaattaagaaggaaatcccttccctcttgcccggccgtgggcaaaaaggcccctggccggccctctcgcgccctccttctagcagcgccataacaactAGATTGAAGGAAATATCAGTATGTGAAAGGGGCAATATATTCCAAAGTACCATACAAGTGTTTGATACCTAAAGATTGGTTCTATAGCCCTAAGATCTGTAGTAGTTTAAGTGCCAGATATTCAATTTTACCATGGGTAACAAAAATGTATAAACATATACAAAAGCATGGAATAGTTTCTTTTCAAGTTGGAGAAGATGGCCAAGGAATAACGGTTAGCACAATTTTCTAAATAAAAGCACTACAGTATAATTTTGAACAAAAGTGTATACTGGAGATACAACATGCATATTCATGTACTAATACACCTCGTTGTCGTTGGATATATTACTGGACTAATATGTTTCATATAAGTAAATATGAGGTGCACCAATTCTTTTCATATGGGCTCATGGCTGCAGTTCATGGATGACCAGCGTTTCAATGTGGATTAAATAATTTGAGATGTAGGTTAAGTTCACAGATGACAAATGTTTGAATGTGAAAAATAGTAATCAAGTTTCTAGGACAAGACAGTATTACAGTTCACAGTAGCACAAATAAAAAGAAGGCAACAATGGATTTAGCTCTTGTTAATACTGCAAGCTAATCATACTACTTTAATACCATCTTCGTTGGTTCATGTTCAAAATGAATCTATACCATAACGTGGCAAAAGTTTTTAAATCCAATCAGCTTATGTGTTCATTTCATAACAATTTGCAATATCCATCATAAACAACCATGAACCATTATATCATTTTCACGTAACAATTGGAACGTGAAGAACATAGACAATTTGCAATATCCATCATATACAATcatgaatcatcaaaatcatcctAATGTAACGATTGGGACATGAAGTAGATAGACAATTAACAATTTTAATGGATGGTAACATCTTTTTAGTTCACAATGACAGTAACTTCTGTATCATGGTGCTATGGTTCAACTGATCAATGCCTGTCTAGATTTCATGGGCATGCAAATGTGACAACTACATATATGTATTATCCTGGGAGAACCAAGGTCagtgttggtatatttttgtttatGAAACTTGAGCATTAACAATGGCATTTAACGCAGGGGATACGACATATTTGAAGCTACATTGTCTAAGCATTAGTACCATAAGTTCAGTGGAAAGTTCCAAATTGAGGGTCTTCTGCTAGTACATGAACTAGTACTTAAACATTTGCAAACTATATAAAGAAAAGCACAAGGATAATACAATGAAGAAAAGATCTAACCTCTATCTGTTAATGCCCCATGTAACCCGCTGAGCTCTTTGCTGTAACATCTGAAGCTGCATTCCCAAGCCCATATCCAAATGGGCTGGTTCCATCAAGCTCAGATCCAGATCTCCAAGTTGTGTCTCCATAGATGGAGCCACCACCACCCGCTGACGAATCTCCAAAGTTCCTCCCATATCCATTGCTTGACTGGTTGAGTGAAGCATTGACGCCTCCTGATCCAGTGTTCCTTCCATAAGCACCGGGACTCAGATTGAAGTTGTTTTCAGTCGATCCATAACCAAAGCTCCCACTGCCATAGCCCGAGCCAGCGTTAGCACCCTGAGCAGGCACAGGAGGGGTTCCCCAATTCACATTGTTATTCCCGATTCCACCAAGCCCCCCATTTGCAGATGACATGAAGGAATTAGAGTTTGCAGAGTTGGAAGAGTAATTGAGACCTGAATTACCCCACAGATTACGAGCCAGTGAGTTGAACACTGACCCAGAATTGTCGTTGACTCCACCATAGCTAATGTTGCTATTGTATCTACCCGAATTACCACTGTAGTATGGATTGATCTGCCGTCCATACTGGACACTATTGTTGAAGTTCGAGCTACCGCCAATACCTGGGTTCATCCCTGGGTCAAAGTTCATACCAATTCCATAACCACCACCAAAAGAAGGATAACTACTACGGCCGCCTGATAGAAGCCCAAACCTTGCATCCATCCTCATTCCATAACCACCTACCGGGCTCGGACTGTAACCTTGGGTATATCCATTGAGAAAGCTATTGGCTCTGTTCATAACATAGTTGATTCCGCCAGCAGGAGAGCGCATGCTAGGTCCAGGTGATAGCTCCTTAGGAACAGCCCTCTTGACTTCAACCATCTTACCATTAAGTTCATGGAATGTCTTGAACAATGCCTTGTCCACAGCGTCTTCAGAATCGTACGTTATGAACCCAAACCCTCTAGGACGCTGTGTGTTGTGATCATACATCACCACAACATCAGTGATCGTGCCAAACTGCTCAAAATACATCCTGAAGTCTGCCTCTGTCACGGTGGATGCAAGACCACCAACGAAAATCTTCTTGGTGCGACTGGGCCCTGGTGATCCATGAGCACTGCCACCACTCTTGCTAAGAGCTTGCTGATCGTCTCTAGGGACAGCTTTCTTGGCCTCCACCTGACAGAACAATCCAAACATTCTGAATTTTCCACAATGATAGTAATTACAAAAAAAAAAGCTACAAAGCAATATAACAGCATGGATCTAGCACATCATCATGAACCTAGCGTACGTAAGCAAACACCGAGTCTTACCATCCGGCCGTCGATCATATGCTTCTCCATTATTACACGCTCTGCAACTGCTGGGTCGGTGAACACGATGAACCCGAAGCCCCGGGCGCGGCCCGTGGCTCGGTCGCGCATGATGACAGCCTCCACCACCTCCCCGTACTTCTCAAAGTACTCCCGGAGGCGGTCCTCGTTGGTGTCCCACGAGATGCCACCGATGAACAGCTTCCCGGCGTCCGCCTCCATCTCCGGCTCCGGCTCCTACTTCCAACCTTTAAAGAACACAAAGACAGCAGCTTTCACATCAGATCTTACGCCGACCGATCGAAACAGGCGCCATCGGATCAAGAaaacgagcgccgccgccgccaagatcCGATCTTTAGCGCGCCGGCGATCCGGGCGGCAGATCTAAACACGGACGACAACGCACCAGGAATGCCCGGCTCCAAGAACCGATCGAAAGCGCAGGAATTGGGCACCAAAATGGAGCAGAATTTGGCGCGGCGGGGCGGAGAGAGAGCGGTGAATTCAGGGGCAGGGCGCACCGGTTGATCCAAGGAAGGGGTCTCGAGCTGGTTGCCTAGGATCTTGGGGGAGGCATGGCAACCTCAAAGGCCATAGCAcggcaccacctcctcctcctcttcctctccttcctttcttGTCGTGTGTCTCTCTCTATTCTATCTCTctccttcctttttattttttgttttccttttgctATTCTCTCTGTCTTTTCTTTTATGTCCTGTGAGGTGTTTATATATAGATGTCCTTGTAGTTTTTTATGCCCCTTTTTCTGCCTCCctcccctctctcctctctctctctctcttacttgcATTATGTAACGTTTCTGAAATTATGTGCATTTATTCCATGAATAtatttcttcattttttttcttttgatctAGTCAAATTATATGTATTCTTTTAGAATTTAATCCTTGTGAATGCTTATGCATACTCGCGTTTTGTAATGGTTCAAAATAAAACTACGTACATTGTTTTATTTATAAAACTACTAATTTTAGTTCCGAATGTATCGTCCTAATTTCTTTCAATTTGACGAAAAAAGTCAACGTATAATCAAATTTGATTTTAGGTTTTGTAGTAACATTCGTTCTTCTTGTGGTAATTACTTGTGCCCTACACTATTGCCTACCCAGTTATCTTATTACCTTATTTTTCACTTGCCCACGCGATTATTAAAACATCCATATTTTTCCTCGTGCACCCTCAAGCACCTCGCGCAATCTTATG
Protein-coding regions in this window:
- the LOC123172617 gene encoding heterogeneous nuclear ribonucleoprotein 1; the encoded protein is MEADAGKLFIGGISWDTNEDRLREYFEKYGEVVEAVIMRDRATGRARGFGFIVFTDPAVAERVIMEKHMIDGRMVEAKKAVPRDDQQALSKSGGSAHGSPGPSRTKKIFVGGLASTVTEADFRMYFEQFGTITDVVVMYDHNTQRPRGFGFITYDSEDAVDKALFKTFHELNGKMVEVKRAVPKELSPGPSMRSPAGGINYVMNRANSFLNGYTQGYSPSPVGGYGMRMDARFGLLSGGRSSYPSFGGGYGIGMNFDPGMNPGIGGSSNFNNSVQYGRQINPYYSGNSGRYNSNISYGGVNDNSGSVFNSLARNLWGNSGLNYSSNSANSNSFMSSANGGLGGIGNNNVNWGTPPVPAQGANAGSGYGSGSFGYGSTENNFNLSPGAYGRNTGSGGVNASLNQSSNGYGRNFGDSSAGGGGSIYGDTTWRSGSELDGTSPFGYGLGNAASDVTAKSSAGYMGH